The sequence ttaaagtatgctttaaatatttaaattttttaccaAAAATTTTGCAAAGTTTTACTTTTTACAGTTTAAATTTCATGACTTCATTACTTTCTACATTTCTTTCATTATATTCATAATTCgcatgtaatataattaatagagGGCATTAATTACATTCTCAAATACTAAAGATTAAAATCACTttctttataaagtattataaaaaaaagaatactaTCTGAAACAAATTGCATATTCGCTTCCTCCTTTCTTAATCTTTATATTACCCTATGATCGTGTTGTTTTGTTCAGGTCACTTAAATACATTCACTGTCGTTCCTCAAGAAGTACCTCACGATGGAATTACCTACTACACATGTTATGTTCATACGTGCATCGAAGGAACGATAATGAATATAAACGATATCCACGAGATCAAGGTCGTTGTGTGTGTTGCAACTAAATGCAAGTGGATGCATCCCATGGAACCTTTCCCCATAGAATGAGTTTACAGGTATATCTAAAATAGCTTTCTCCAAAAATCTCTACATGACTAAACTTGGTAGATATTTTAGAACTATTAAGtcttacttttctttttttttcttatacaACATCTACATTGCATTGAAATAATgcttaatactttttttttttagtcAAGAGTGGCTATAACAAACATTTAGAATCAATGTATACATATTTAACAGTCTTACGTTCATCAGAAGGGAAGAAAAGATCGCATGGAAACTTTTACACAGAAATAACATgctaaaaaaagaacaaaaaatcaatttgaatctatctaaaagtatatatacatattgtatataaattgtataataatcttgaaaatcttGAAATCATAAACtatgaacatttttcaatacaaaaaaatatttagttatctCAGAGGCTAGGTAGAACagaaaacttgaaaaataaaaattgtatcatgtgaaataaaaatagtttgtaTTTTTGATTAAACGTTAATATCCCTAGTACTCATAATTACTATTCTTtcgattgtttttttttttacagaaaaattcCCGACACGACAATGGTTTATATGTTCAACCCCCTCCAatacaattacaagaaaaaacaTTATCTGAACCACCGATAAAAAAGGAAAGTAAAGATAGTATCACCAGCGGCGAATCTTTAGAGACAGTTCTGGCTACAGAAACAACAGAGAATACAGAAGAGACGTTTAATGATCAAGAAAGTATACCATACTGTGTAAAGACAAAGccttattattctattaatgcAAAGTTAAATCAGAGAGAAAAAATCAGTATTCCTTCTGTTAATGCTTCGTCTAATAAGTATACCGAACAAGGATATTCAGATAGCGGAATGGATGAAAGTACACCAGTTTTAGAAGATCAGATTACTCCAGTAGAAGACACGAAACCGCCACCTGTTTGGGACGcaaatttcaagtttcttaCGAGTTCCGTCAGTGGTAGAACatcacaaaattataataaatctagTGTGACTTGCCTTATCTGTGGGAAACAATTAAGTAATCAATATAATTTGCGAGTACACATGGAAACTCATAGTAATAGTTCGTATAGTTGTACAGCCTGTTCACACGTTTCAAGATCACGTGACGCTCTTAGGAAACATGTTTCTTATAGACATCCGGTAGCATCACCGCAAAAACGTTCACGATACAGTACACCGAAACCatagaaactattttattattattattattgttattattatagatatcttGATTTGTATCACGCCCTTCTTTTAGGTTATATCTTTATCAAAAAAAAAGTTAATGATGTGTTACTCAACTTAGATCTAAGTATTCTATTAACTAAAAAAAAATCgagatttaaaattgaaaatatggttgcaaatattttgatttttgtcatttatttattagaatatttctttctttcgagtACCAGATTTTCGGTTCAGAACAGATGGTATTGCTGTGAAAGTATTTTGATTTTTACTATAAAGTTCTTAAAGTGCTTCCTTAAGTAAGTGGTATGTTTCCTTTAATTACAGATCAGTCACATTGTCGCAATTTAGTCggagaaaatctaatatagcgttaagtaatataaattagaaaagaaaaaaaacatacaaagcaatataaagaCTCTTCAGATTTTTATGATACCTTAACTGTGTTTCCATGGATAAGGTGAACATCACTGTTGAAtataaaagttgaatattttattaaacgtgAAAACTTAAGAAAACGATTCAATATAAAAACTTATGTACCTCATCTTTGTAAGAGATATTCAGTACTAGACTGATTAAGAATAGGGCAAgttgatatatacatatatataaattattatatatatatgtgaatatatatataatgcctcgattattttgtttttaaatgtacaaataatttaaaaggtGTGATCGCGTTCCTCTGAGACCCTTAGTGTTCGAATTGTTACTGTTTTCTTGTTATCGTTACGCTGTTTTAATAAAGACAGATtagacaataaatatttttgttttttgatttcatttttctttcacaatcaattctttttacaattatccaGTAAAAGTCAAAGGATCAAACAACACTGCTTTTTACCGTTAcgctgtaaatatttaaaaaataattacagtatgtaaaaatgttatttataattgacGACGCGCAAAAATGTAAAAAAGTATCGCGGTGATTTTTGTTTATCGATAGTTTTGATAATTCCTTTTTCGTGTATCGAATATAAAAAAGATCACAGTATAATCTGATCGATCATATTCAAGGatcgtattaaaaaataatacataacgTCCTTCgactacaaaataaataaaatgcatCCAAAGATAAGctctcaaaaaaaaaaaaaaacgaagaataggaaatatcaaaaattaattaaatcttttcTATACGCCATATCTTAGTGTTGCAGTCCTGTCCAACTGAGATCAGTGTTTCCTCATCAAGCCAAACTAAACGTGTTATTTGACTTTGTGGATGAGCATCTGAAATAAACACATTTCTGTTACAAGTTCACTTTTTCTTTAGATATAATTTCAGAATGCTGTGAGAAATCTAGATAACTTAAAAAAAGGTGAAATCTAAATATACttacttttaataatagtatGCTTTGCTGGATTTGTGACGCTCCAAATAATGATCGTTGTATCTAGGCTACCG comes from Nomia melanderi isolate GNS246 chromosome 7, iyNomMela1, whole genome shotgun sequence and encodes:
- the LOC116424159 gene encoding uncharacterized protein LOC116424159 — translated: MEGQQFCLRWHNFQNTLLSSLPKLLDGGYLTDVTLSAGGRHIHAHKIILSACSYYFKELFKDLSSLQHPVIVLPGMEYANLCALVTFMYNGEVNIYQEQLPALLAMADTLHIRGLADIAGKNSRHDNGLYVQPPPIQLQEKTLSEPPIKKESKDSITSGESLETVLATETTENTEETFNDQESIPYCVKTKPYYSINAKLNQREKISIPSVNASSNKYTEQGYSDSGMDESTPVLEDQITPVEDTKPPPVWDANFKFLTSSVSGRTSQNYNKSSVTCLICGKQLSNQYNLRVHMETHSNSSYSCTACSHVSRSRDALRKHVSYRHPVASPQKRSRYSTPKP